The Caviibacter abscessus genomic interval TTTTAAAACCAACTATATATATTCTTTCCCTCATTTGTGGAACACCATAATCAAGGCTATTTAAGACTTTATAATAAATATTATAACCGGCATTTCTTAGTTCATATTTTATTGTTTCAAAAGTTTTACCTTTATTATGATTAATTAATCCTTTTACATTTTCTAAAATAAAATATTTAACTTTTTTGTGTTTCATAATTTCAATTAAATAATATATAATTTGTCCCCTTTCATCTTCAAAACCTTTTCTTTTACCAACAATAGAAAATGTTTGGCAAGGGAAGCCTGCTATCATAAAATCAAAATTTGGTAATTTATTTAAATCTAATTTTGTTAAATCTCCATAATTACGATCATCATTAAAGAAGATACTATAAGTTTCTGCCGTTTTTTTATCAATTTCACAGTGACCAACACAAACTAATCCATTATTTTCTAATCCTATTCTTCCTCCACCAATTCCAGAACAAAAATCAAAAAACTTTAACATAATAATGACCTTTCTACTTTTTAAAAATAATTATTTATCTTATATTCATGTTTGCTATATTATACCAGAAAAACGAAACAATGTTAATTCGATATAATTTATAATTTTATCTTATATTTTATAATATTTTTTACACACTTTTTTATTACATACAAAAAAAGGTTAAAAAAGTAATGTGAAAAAATGAACAATTTCATCGAAGGAATTTATAAAAATAGCAATGCTGAAAAATGTGATTTTTGCAGTGTTTAATAGGGGTGTAAAAAATGCCGGGGGGGGGGTGGTAATAAATAAAATATATAAAATTATAATTTTACATTTTTGCTAATGAAAAGCATGGAAAAATCTTTTATTTTTAATAATAACATAGTAACATATCAGCATTATAAATATAATTTTAGGGAGAAAAAACATGAAAGAGTTAAAAAAGTTAATAAAGTCAAGGATGAAAAATAAAGTCAGGTTTAATAATAAAACATTGATAATTTTTCTTATTACAGGAATGCTGAGCTTTGCTCAAACAACACCAACTAAACCAAAAGATGGAGACGGGAATGTTAAGCAAGGAGATGGAGTTGAAATAAGTTCAACTGCTGTAGGTGTAACACTTTTAGGTTCAAAGTCTAAAGCAACTCAAAACTATATAGGAATATTTGGGTATGGTTCAGAAGTAAAATCTGTATTAGGAAATGCCATGGGATATGGAGTTAAAATAGGTGAAACTTCTTCTTCTGCATATGCTTTAGGAACACAAGCATCGATTAAAGACGGGGCAGAAAAAGCTTATGCTTTGGGATATCAGGCATCCATTGGTGCGGGATCTAAAAGTTCTTATGCAATAGGAGATGAGGCTAAAGTAGGTGATAGTTCACTTTATTCATATGCAATAGGAACGGATGCAAAAGTTTCAGATAATGTATCATATTCATATGCAATAGGAAATTTTACAACAGTATATGCTTCTGAAACTGTAGCTTTAGGAAGTGGAATACATGCTAAACAAGAAAATTCAGTATTTTTAGGATATAATAGTAGTGGTTATACACCTTCAGGAGCTAATACAAAGGGTATGGATCAAACATATGGTAATGAAAATGTTGATGATGTTGAATTAAAAAATTTTGCCGGAACAACTAAGGGTATAGTGACTATTGGAGCACAAGGTATGGAAAGAAGAATACAAAATGTATCATCAGGGTTAATTGGTAAAACAAGTACAGATGCAGTAAATGGATCTCAGCTTTATTCTGTAACAGTTGCATTAAATGATAAAATCAAAAAATTAATAGAAAATGGTTTGAAGTTTGCAGGAAATTCAGGTAGTACATCAACAGTTAAATTAGGAGAAACTTTAACTATTAAAGGTGGAAATACATCATCAGAAGTAGATGATAAAAATGTAAAAACAGAAATAACTGGTAA includes:
- the dcm gene encoding DNA (cytosine-5-)-methyltransferase, with the translated sequence MLKFFDFCSGIGGGRIGLENNGLVCVGHCEIDKKTAETYSIFFNDDRNYGDLTKLDLNKLPNFDFMIAGFPCQTFSIVGKRKGFEDERGQIIYYLIEIMKHKKVKYFILENVKGLINHNKGKTFETIKYELRNAGYNIYYKVLNSLDYGVPQMRERIYIVGFKKGYDNGQFTFPNKENDRINFDSFLDLDNDLELNILDKTFQKYLSNKYNENKFTNEDILSWENCVIDWRQSDLRRYEKTFPTLRTGRHGLLYIKNKKIKKLNGYESLLLQGFPKHLAEKVKNSKFNNNKILSQAGNAMTVNVIESIVREMMKGKSDERNQ